A single Novosphingobium sp. SL115 DNA region contains:
- a CDS encoding nuclear transport factor 2 family protein, which translates to MSLTPDEMIRFVDDLYATTGVGDWDKAADMLTDDFVVTEADGLAMAGTYRGKYALRDLYSKVMGMVDVAGLDRVETTAGKDHAVTILSFRFADPSLAPAELCEMFRFRDGKCCEIKPFYFDPSAFNAAVEAKAKATA; encoded by the coding sequence ATGAGCCTGACTCCAGATGAAATGATCCGTTTTGTCGACGATCTTTATGCCACGACCGGCGTGGGCGACTGGGACAAGGCGGCAGACATGCTGACCGATGATTTTGTGGTGACCGAGGCTGACGGTCTGGCCATGGCGGGCACTTATCGCGGCAAATATGCCCTGCGCGACCTTTATTCCAAGGTCATGGGCATGGTTGACGTGGCCGGGCTGGACCGGGTGGAGACGACCGCAGGCAAGGACCATGCCGTGACCATCCTGTCGTTCCGCTTCGCCGACCCATCGCTGGCCCCGGCAGAACTGTGCGAAATGTTCCGCTTCCGCGACGGCAAATGCTGTGAAATCAAGCCGTTCTACTTTGATCCATCGGCCTTCAACGCTGCTGTCGAAGCCAAGGCGAAAGCGACGGCATAA
- a CDS encoding glucose 1-dehydrogenase gives MAVLNGKVALVTGGASGLGEAIVRAYAAEGASVVIADIDAAGGQALAAELGGNARFVTLDVTRQESWDAAIATCDRIDVLVNNAGITTLGSIEEITLDQFRHELDIDVLGVFMGMQTALPKMKAHGGSIINMSSLSGVKASSNLVAYNAAKAAVTLMTKSCALHFAEKGYGIRCNSIHPGAIHTPIIDKVLAQSDDPKALYQSFVDVHPVKRLGRPEEIAAMAVFLASDASAFATGAEFRVDGGASV, from the coding sequence ATGGCTGTTCTGAATGGAAAAGTCGCGCTCGTCACCGGGGGCGCATCGGGCTTGGGCGAAGCCATCGTTCGCGCTTATGCGGCCGAAGGTGCATCGGTCGTCATCGCCGACATCGATGCCGCCGGGGGACAGGCGCTGGCGGCAGAGCTGGGCGGCAATGCCCGGTTCGTCACGCTGGACGTAACCCGGCAAGAATCGTGGGACGCCGCCATCGCCACCTGTGACCGGATTGACGTGCTGGTCAACAATGCCGGCATCACCACGCTTGGATCGATCGAGGAAATCACGCTGGACCAGTTCCGGCATGAACTGGATATCGATGTGCTGGGCGTGTTCATGGGCATGCAGACCGCGCTGCCCAAAATGAAGGCCCACGGCGGGTCGATCATCAACATGTCCTCGCTTTCAGGAGTGAAGGCATCGTCCAACCTTGTCGCCTACAACGCGGCCAAGGCGGCGGTGACGCTGATGACCAAATCGTGCGCGCTGCACTTTGCAGAAAAGGGCTATGGCATCCGCTGCAATTCCATCCACCCCGGCGCGATTCACACGCCCATCATCGACAAGGTTCTGGCCCAGTCGGACGACCCCAAGGCGCTGTATCAAAGCTTTGTTGACGTCCACCCGGTCAAGCGTCTGGGGCGGCCTGAAGAAATCGCCGCGATGGCGGTGTTTCTGGCCAGCGACGCCAGCGCCTTTGCCACCGGGGCGGAATTCCGCGTGGATGGCGGCGCATCGGTATGA
- a CDS encoding VOC family protein, which produces MTSLPIRQVAFFVEDVRAAARAHHATFGSGPFFVADNIPLARAVHRGVERPLDHSSAYGQWGDVMVEFVAQNNPGPSPFHDLFSEGSGRWGMHHVAVWVDDVDAELARFAAQGAPCALRAEMTDGFVFAFADTSATLGVMTELYAPAPVLVDFYAMVAQAAKDYRGTDPIQTIVLT; this is translated from the coding sequence ATGACCAGTCTGCCCATCCGGCAGGTGGCGTTTTTCGTTGAGGACGTGCGGGCCGCCGCGCGCGCCCACCACGCCACTTTCGGATCGGGTCCGTTCTTCGTGGCCGACAACATCCCCCTTGCCCGTGCGGTGCATCGCGGGGTGGAGCGCCCACTCGATCATAGCTCTGCCTATGGCCAGTGGGGCGATGTGATGGTGGAATTCGTCGCCCAGAACAATCCCGGCCCATCACCCTTTCACGATCTTTTTTCCGAAGGATCAGGGCGTTGGGGGATGCATCACGTGGCCGTATGGGTGGACGATGTCGACGCCGAACTGGCGCGTTTTGCTGCCCAAGGCGCACCATGCGCGCTGCGGGCAGAAATGACCGACGGCTTCGTCTTTGCCTTTGCCGATACATCCGCCACGCTGGGCGTGATGACGGAATTGTATGCACCGGCCCCGGTGCTGGTTGATTTCTATGCGATGGTGGCGCAGGCCGCGAAGGATTATCGCGGCACCGACCCGATTCAGACTATCGTTTTGACCTGA
- a CDS encoding enoyl-CoA hydratase/isomerase family protein has product MNLRLEIDGPVANLLIDRADKRNAFNLAMWQALPDLLTQAAANPAVRVLVLKAAEGGAFCAGADIAELLANKDDGAFHAANQQAINRAQFELTRFAKPTVAMVEGDCVGGGCGLALACDMRIGGEKARFGITPAKLGLVYPLHDVKLLIDLVGPGQARRLLYTGMLIDVAEAHRIGLIEERADGEQALVDQIIAASSYSQGAIKGFVRNVLDGQAADDGASLQVFADAFAGADFREGTSAFVEKRKPKF; this is encoded by the coding sequence ATGAACCTGCGCCTTGAAATTGACGGACCGGTCGCCAACCTGCTGATCGACCGCGCGGACAAGCGCAACGCTTTCAATCTGGCCATGTGGCAGGCGCTGCCGGACTTGCTGACGCAGGCCGCAGCCAATCCTGCCGTGCGCGTGCTGGTGCTGAAAGCGGCCGAAGGCGGCGCATTTTGTGCAGGCGCAGACATTGCCGAACTGCTGGCCAACAAGGACGACGGCGCGTTCCACGCCGCCAACCAGCAGGCGATCAACCGCGCGCAGTTTGAACTGACCCGCTTTGCCAAGCCGACCGTGGCCATGGTTGAGGGTGATTGCGTGGGCGGCGGCTGCGGGCTGGCACTGGCCTGCGACATGCGTATCGGCGGTGAAAAGGCGCGTTTCGGGATTACCCCTGCCAAGCTGGGCCTTGTCTATCCGCTACATGACGTGAAGCTGCTGATCGATCTGGTGGGGCCGGGGCAGGCGCGGCGGCTGCTTTACACCGGCATGCTGATCGACGTTGCCGAAGCCCATCGCATAGGCCTGATCGAAGAACGCGCCGATGGCGAACAGGCGCTGGTGGACCAGATCATCGCGGCGTCATCCTATTCCCAAGGCGCGATCAAGGGCTTTGTGCGCAATGTGCTGGACGGGCAGGCGGCGGACGATGGGGCCAGCTTGCAGGTGTTTGCCGATGCGTTTGCCGGCGCGGATTTCCGTGAAGGGACCAGCGCGTTCGTGGAAAAGCGCAAGCCGAAGTTTTGA
- a CDS encoding Rieske (2Fe-2S) protein, which translates to MSDTWHALIAESEFPEEGKLSAKVGGWHVLLAKTDDGFFAVNDRCTHQAALLSTGRIRRGAVMCPLHGARFEMATGRCIGGAYKDLRSFAVRVEGGHIQVCVPDEQPTMEELPVVI; encoded by the coding sequence GTGAGCGACACCTGGCACGCCCTGATTGCTGAATCCGAATTTCCCGAAGAAGGCAAATTGTCCGCGAAAGTCGGTGGCTGGCACGTCCTGCTGGCAAAAACCGATGACGGCTTCTTTGCGGTCAACGATCGCTGCACCCATCAGGCCGCGCTGCTTTCCACCGGGCGCATACGGCGCGGCGCGGTGATGTGCCCGCTGCACGGTGCGCGGTTCGAAATGGCGACCGGGCGTTGCATCGGCGGAGCCTACAAGGACTTGCGCAGTTTTGCCGTGCGGGTCGAAGGCGGACACATTCAGGTTTGCGTTCCCGATGAACAGCCCACCATGGAAGAACTTCCCGTCGTGATCTGA
- a CDS encoding NADP-dependent oxidoreductase, translating into MERKPEIARQITLARRPTGIPVPDDFALKDAPMPTIGAGEILVKMRVCSCDPAIRGFLDDRPSYFPPVQLGAPISGMSLGEVVESNDAAWPVGTLLRTMATWSEYYVIRGDALGLEKVEAAPGVPLQHYMGALGPVGLTAWVGLFEIGKAKAGETVLVSAAAGATGSTVVQLAKAAGCRVIGLAGGPEKAQIVRDLGADIAIDYKAVSDLSAAISEAAPDGVDVYFDNVGGETLDAILPLMRLHGRVAVCGMIAQYNDADNPHGNRNLWQLVVNRLTMRGFITYDHPEVLGEAQATLDRLFANGGLKPLENVRSGIEKLPEAFIDLMSGRTIGKTLVLIA; encoded by the coding sequence ATGGAGAGAAAACCTGAGATCGCCCGCCAGATCACGCTGGCCCGCCGCCCTACTGGCATTCCGGTGCCGGATGATTTCGCGCTGAAGGACGCGCCTATGCCCACGATCGGCGCGGGTGAAATCCTTGTGAAGATGCGGGTCTGTTCGTGCGATCCGGCCATTCGCGGTTTTCTGGATGATCGCCCCAGCTATTTCCCGCCGGTGCAGCTTGGCGCGCCGATCAGCGGCATGTCGCTCGGCGAAGTGGTCGAATCGAACGATGCGGCATGGCCGGTCGGCACGCTGCTGCGCACCATGGCCACATGGTCGGAATACTATGTGATCCGGGGCGATGCGCTGGGTCTGGAAAAGGTCGAAGCCGCGCCGGGCGTGCCTTTGCAGCACTACATGGGCGCGCTGGGTCCGGTCGGGCTGACGGCCTGGGTCGGGCTGTTTGAAATCGGCAAGGCCAAGGCGGGCGAAACCGTGCTGGTCAGCGCCGCCGCCGGGGCCACCGGCAGCACCGTGGTCCAGCTTGCAAAGGCAGCGGGTTGCCGCGTCATCGGCCTTGCCGGTGGGCCAGAAAAGGCGCAGATCGTGCGCGATCTTGGCGCAGATATTGCCATTGATTACAAGGCAGTGTCAGACCTTTCTGCCGCCATTTCCGAAGCTGCGCCCGATGGCGTGGATGTCTATTTCGATAATGTCGGCGGCGAAACGCTCGACGCCATTCTGCCGCTCATGCGCCTGCATGGCCGGGTCGCCGTGTGCGGGATGATCGCGCAATATAACGATGCCGATAATCCCCATGGAAACCGCAACTTGTGGCAGCTTGTTGTCAATCGGCTGACGATGCGCGGCTTCATCACCTATGACCATCCCGAAGTTCTGGGCGAAGCGCAGGCCACGCTGGATCGCCTCTTCGCCAATGGCGGGCTGAAGCCGCTGGAAAACGTGCGGTCAGGCATCGAAAAGCTGCCGGAAGCCTTCATCGACCTGATGAGCGGGCGCACCATTGGCAAAACGCTTGTACTGATTGCTTAA
- a CDS encoding nuclear transport factor 2 family protein, with protein MPFTGPAEDRLAIRELLETYADAVTRCHADDWAATWAEDAEWSLPDYPELGTTRGRPAIKAMWVEAMKAYPGIMFEAWPGSIEISGDTATMRSYTSEVYDHDGVTKRDRGVYEDTCVKVDGKWLFKSRSFRNIHRQHGPKGC; from the coding sequence ATGCCGTTCACCGGCCCTGCTGAAGACCGCCTCGCCATTCGCGAACTGCTGGAAACCTATGCCGATGCGGTAACCCGCTGTCATGCGGATGACTGGGCCGCGACATGGGCCGAAGATGCCGAATGGTCGCTGCCCGATTACCCCGAACTTGGCACCACGCGCGGCCGCCCCGCGATCAAGGCGATGTGGGTGGAAGCGATGAAGGCCTATCCCGGCATCATGTTCGAAGCATGGCCCGGATCGATTGAAATTTCGGGCGATACCGCCACCATGCGCAGCTACACGTCGGAAGTGTATGACCACGATGGCGTGACCAAGCGCGACCGTGGAGTCTATGAAGACACATGCGTAAAAGTGGACGGCAAGTGGCTGTTCAAAAGCCGTTCTTTCCGCAATATCCACCGTCAGCATGGGCCAAAAGGCTGCTGA